TTCTTGGCACTTGAGGActcaatttaaatttttttaaatgaaacttTTTATAGGACGTCTGGTGAAAATGTCCTTCCGTTTCGTGGGCGGGTCTTTTTTTGCTACGAGACACTTTTCCGGAAATGCTTGCACGGTGAGCATCATGATGCAAGCCAtgatatttaatttgtttttatagtaaacaTTGTATATTGTAAATTGTTTGTCAAATAACTAAATAACTGCTATGTTCCCAGCTTGGTGATGGCCGGACTACCGAGGAAGTTACAGGCCTGCCTGGTGGTCATCGCCGGGATTTTGACCTGCTGCTGCACTGGTACAGTACACTTTTTAAAACATCGAAAAGTAATGTTTTGTGGAGCAATTTATTCACTCTAGTTGGTTTTGAACCGGTATTTTAAAGTCACATACAACACATGCTGGTTTTACAGCTACAAAATCCAAAACACAgtgggcacgttgtgtaaatcgtaaataaaaacagtatacaatgatttgcacatccttttcaacttatattcaactgaatagactgcaaagaaaatatatttaacgctccaactggtaaacgttgttattttttgcgaatattagctcatttgcgatgtgatgccttcaacatgtttaaacaaagctagcacaagtggcaaaaaacactgagaaagtggaggaatgctcatcaaacacttatttggaacatcccacaggtgaacaggctaattgggaacaggtgggtgccatgattgggtataaaaagcagtttccatgaaatgctcagtcatacacaaacaaggatggggcgaggatcagcactttgaacaaatgcatgagcaaattgtagtttaaaggcctactgaaatgagattttcttattcaaacggggatagtgaagtgaagtgaataatataaccgaatatctaatttttacatttaaaccagtgtgtgtggcactgggagcaggtgggtaaagtgtcttgcccaaggacacaacggcagtgatttggatgggggaagcggggatcgaacctgcaaccctcaagttgctggcacggccgctgaaccaaccgagctatagcgctATATATACTGCTATATaagaggtccattctatgtgtcatacttgatcatttcgcgatattgccatatttttgctgaaaggatttagtagagaacatcgacgataaagttcgcaacttttggtggctaataaaaaaagccttgcctttaccggaagatgtgcgcgtgatgtcactggttgtagggctcctcacatcctcacattgtttataatgtgagcctccagcagctagagctattcggaccgtgaaagcgtcaatttcccccattaatttgagcgaggatgaaagatttgtggatgaggaaatttaaaagtgacggaccagaaaaaaaagaaaaaaaaaagcgattcagatgtttttagacacatttactaggataattctgggaaatcccttatctttctattgtgttgctagtgttttagtgagttaaatagtacctgatagtcggaggggtgtgtccacgggtgtcttgacgccagtctctgagggaattagtcacggcagctgcagcaggacagaagctccgctgatctccggtaagaggcgacttagttccacaattttctcaccgaaaactgccggttgacatgtagtcgggatccatgttcgcttgaccgctctgatccatagtaaagcttcaccttcatgaattttaaacaaggaaacaccgtgtgtttgtgtggctgaaggctaaagcttcccacctccatctttctactttgacttctccattattaattgaacaaattgcaaaagattcagcaacacagatgtccagaatactgtgtaattatgcgatgaaaagagactacttttagaagcaagtggtgctgcgctaatatgtcccctccaacccgagacgtcacgtgcacgcgtcatcattccgcgacgctttcaacaagaaactctgcgggaaatttaaaattgcaatttagtaaactagtacgatgacgcgtgcgtttgacgtctcgggttgtagcggacattattttccagcccggtccaagctataagtagtctgctttaatcgcataattacacagcgtttagccacacaaacacagccggtgtttccttgtttaaaattcacgaaggtgaagctttactatggatcagagcggtcaagcgaacatggatatgaacatgtcaaccggcagttttcggtgagaaaattgtggtaataagtcggctcttaccggagacatcagcggagcttccgccCTGCtcccgtgactaattccctcagagacactgggtcaacacacatgtggccacacccctccgactttcaggtactatttaatctcactaaaacactagcaacacaataggcagataagggattttccagaattatcctagtaaatgtgtctaataacatatgaatcgctcccactgcaatcgccttttttttttaagcttttttttttctttctagtccttcactctaaatttcctcatccacgaatctttcatcctcgctcatattaatggggaaattgtcgctttctcggtccgaatagctctagctgctgctggctatgattgtaaacaatgtgaggatgtgaggagccctacaacctgtgacgtcacgcgcacatcgtctgctacttccggtacaggcaaagctttttttattagGCGACCAAAGGTTAcgaacgttatcgtcgatgttctctactaaatcctttcagcaaaaatatggcaatattgccaaatgatcaagtatgacacatagaatggacctgctatccccgtttaaataagaaaatctcatttcagtaggcatttaatgtTCTTGATAATGACACCATATTTGTTGTAAAagttatattatccatccatccatcttcttccgcttatccgaggtcgggtcgcgggggcaacagcctaagcagggaaacccagacttccctctccccagccacttcgtctagctcttcccgggggatcccgaggcgttcccaggccaaccgggagacatagtcttcccaacgtgtcctgggtcttccccgtggcctcctaccggttggacgtgccctaaacacctccctagggaggcgtttgggtggcatcctgaccagatgcccgaaccacctcatctggctcctctcgatgtgaaggagcagcggctttactttgagttcctcccggatggcagagcttctcaccctatttctaagggagagccccaccacacggcggaggaaactaattcggccgcttgtactcgtgatcttatcctttcggtcatgacccaaagctcatgaccataggtgaggatgggaacgtagatcgaccggtaaattgagagctttgccttccggctcagctccttcttcaccacaacggatcggtacaacgtccgcattactgaagacgccgcaccgatccgcctgtcgatctcacgatccactcttcccccactcgtgaacaagactcctaggtacttgaactcctccacttggggcagggtctcctccccaacccggagatggcatttccgcccttatatatgtaaaaaaaaaacctgcatttTGACACAGCAAAATGCAATGTGACTGTAGCACCCGGATGCTGCACTTAACAGGGCCTAAATGGTGAGTGTGCGAATGGATTATAAACCCACTTAATACTTACTGTAATGGTTACAATTCACAAAAAAAGGGAGAGAAGAAGaggaaaatacatattttcctaTTTGATGAGTGCAAAATGTCAGTCATCAATTTGGTACAAGTCACTGTCAAAATGTGTAAGTATCGTAGCAACACATCTACCTTCTTTTCAGGATCAACCATTTTCAAAAAGGTGGGTGATGAAGTTGTCCTTAGGCCTAATGCGGCTCCTGAGGACGTAAAAAGCATCGTGTGGTATCACGGACAAAACATCGCCATCGAGTGGGACGGACAAACCACGGAGGTGTATCGCCAGTTCAAAAGTAAGTAATCACATTTTTAAAGTCAAATAGAGGTTGAATGCTTACCTCATGTGTCTTAAAGACCGCACGAGGCTGAACCACGCCAACGGGGAGTTGACCATCACAGGGTTGATGCAGATTGACAGCGGCTCGTACTCAGCCGAGATCAACTTCGACTCCACTGCACCGACTAATCTCACTGTTCTATGTAAGTGGAAAAGCAGCACATACTTTGTTTGCTGCGGGAGAACATCAAGGGGAAAAGAAGGTGAAGCTCTTGTTGCTTTTTCATTAGCGCCCGTCCCTGAGCCTACTATCCAAAAGTCCTGTGACGCTGAGATgactgagtgcactttgacgtgtgCTGGCAACACCGCAGGTGCCGAACCCGTCATTTACACCTGGAAGTTTGGCGAGTCCGTGAAAACCAACTTGTCCAAAGACTACAAAGTTCAAAAAGTACTTTGCTGCAAATGAAACCATGTATTATCAAAGATGCTAAATGTGAAACACTCACCTCTCAGGACAGTTTGGGCGAAGGCGAGATCAGCTGCCAGCTGCAGAATCCAGTCAGCAAAAATGTCAGCCCGTCTACTCCCAACCCGTTTCACACTGGCGGAGAGGGCATGAAGCTCAACGCGGGACTGACGGTCTTCATCTGTCTGCTGACTGCAGTGGTGCTGCTGGTGCTCTTACACAAATGTAGAACAGGTGAGAGATCAGGACCATTACACCTCTAAAGTCCCATTGATAAAGATGCCGTTTTTCAGGGAAAAATAGGGCCCCGAGGTTGCACAAAAATGCAGAAAAGTGACTAAGAAAGTAATATTGCTAGTGAAGTGACACTCAAgtgcatgtttgtttttttattcgataACATTGTTAAACTGTTGTACAAAGATTTTAATCTACAGTTAAAAGATTTTAATGAAAGGGGTCCgaatatgcaaaaccaacttttctttcctttttGTGTGTATTTGGGCTCACAATAGATCTCGAAAATTCATAATCAAACTTTTGAAGCATGGCAgagatattaaaggggaacattatcaccaaacctatgcaagcgtcaatatatacctcgatgttgcagaaaaagaccatgtatttttttaaccgatttccgaactctaaatgggtgaattttggcgaattaaacgcctttctgtttatcgctcttgtagcgatgacgtcagaacttgacgtcaccgaggtaatacacccgccattttcattttcaaaacattattaaaaccgggtctcagctctgttattttccgttttttcgactattttttggaaccttggagacatcacgcctcgtcggtgtgttgtcggaggttgtaacaacactaacagggagggattcaagttgcaccactggcaagaaatctgccgccagacccccattgaatgtgccagagtgtttgcacattttaccggcgatgctaaggcagacatggcacagagatgtatggataacctgcagatgcatttgcaacgattaagtcaacgaaatcacaaagttgaattttgttgatgttgttgacttatgtgctaatcagaaatatttggtcgcagcatgactgccagctaatcgatgctaacatgctacgccaatcgatgctaacatgctatttacgctagttgtatgtacatttgaaactagatacccacatttaatgcaaaacaaacacttaccaatcgacatatttaagttgctccagtgtcacaagatgtgaaagtcctgatcgtttggtccgcacattttaccggcgatgctaataaggcagccatgctatgggccacttcattaggtacacctatgctatggccgaatagcgtcaatagctatttgctcaatagcttcagtttcttcttcaattttgctttcgctatctgcctccatactccgaccatctgtttcaatacatgcgtaatccgttgaatcgcttaaaccgctgaaatccgagtctgaatccgagctaatgtcgctatatctatctgtggtaaccgccatgttgtttgtattggcagcactgtatgacgtcacagggaaatggacagtcgcatcgcaaatagcgaaaatcaaaaactttaaagctttttttagggatattccgggaagtgtaaaattttgaaaaaaactttgaaaagtaaaacaagccactgggaactgatttttattgtttttaacccttttgaaattgtgataatgttcccctttaataaaacaATTTTGCTTCTTCAAAGCATTTTATTGACATGTTTTGCTTTAGTTACATCGGCAGATATCGGCATATAAGGTAGATGTTAACCAGGAGAGCTTTGCCCAAGTccgccatttttattcagttgtttATTCAAAGTtgagtcaataagttccttatttttctttaCACTCTTGTTATGTGGCAggctggctcgtacatgcatatGCATGATACAATCCTCTGCTGTAGACATTTTTAGtaaaaagtagcgtatagttttaacttgtatATATGTCTGCAAACTCCAAATGGAAGCGcttaaaactacaacatggctgatgggGTGGAGACGCAGTTAAAAGGGGCTTAGTTGGGAGGAGAATGtttggcacgtaaataagagcgcccaaAAAAGGTGTTTtctgaagagatggtcagaaagcggcttgaagattttttttcaaatttgtttttttcttatgaatgaatgaaataagtttattccGGTCATATAATcattcaaatcaatcaaccattttgtgtgatcagttttacagtacatgttatacgtaagcaatcatacacatttacacacaaaagaaaagaaaaatacaaccgaaaaaggaataggctgaagccaaagcttatatttgcctctcctataccttcactgaaaataagattgcctggaacatcaacgttaaaaaaaaaatctatgggatgaaagtaattactatattttatagctttcaattatttcacctttcaaggttttcttaaaccttaagaAGTGCATGTTTTCAGTTCATCACTGaccttgttccaccatttaacttctaaaactgtaatacatttgtatt
Above is a genomic segment from Nerophis ophidion isolate RoL-2023_Sa linkage group LG27, RoL_Noph_v1.0, whole genome shotgun sequence containing:
- the LOC133544204 gene encoding carcinoembryonic antigen-related cell adhesion molecule 21-like, which produces MLARLVMAGLPRKLQACLVVIAGILTCCCTGSTIFKKVGDEVVLRPNAAPEDVKSIVWYHGQNIAIEWDGQTTEVYRQFKNRTRLNHANGELTITGLMQIDSGSYSAEINFDSTAPTNLTVLSPVPEPTIQKSCDAEMTECTLTCAGNTAGAEPVIYTWKFGESVKTNLSKDYKVQKDSLGEGEISCQLQNPVSKNVSPSTPNPFHTGGEGMKLNAGLTVFICLLTAVVLLVLLHKCRTGMWFFRKESNPWEADFWRKTERQREDALESNGRTSHQEKAQTEEEEASMT